The Doryrhamphus excisus isolate RoL2022-K1 chromosome 1, RoL_Dexc_1.0, whole genome shotgun sequence genome includes a window with the following:
- the LOC131132391 gene encoding fibroblast growth factor-binding protein 1-like, with product MLQRLLLTSLLALASGMASAGGSRGKFQLQGTMSCTWVAPERQADPVRVSVKCEDPVARIRGGVTDMECAYEGRPQSCPAYRSDPRTFWKQVGRNFKRLKGRVCLDETALVRAGACKGAPRDAHFKLDIRSSVSAAQSGGMDLPLRPTRPGSMTLGPIGSTPCPETQRRAEEYCSSTWANLCAFFLSVLQNDTC from the coding sequence ATGCTGCAAAGACTGCTGCTCACGTCCCTCCTGGCGCTGGCCTCCGGGATGGCTTCAGCGGGGGGCAGCCGGGGGAAGTTCCAACTTCAAGGCACCATGAGCTGCACCTGGGTGGCCCCAGAGCGCCAAGCGGACCCGGTGAGGGTGTCGGTGAAGTGCGAGGACCCGGTGGCGCGCATCCGAGGCGGGGTGACCGACATGGAGTGTGCCTACGAGGGGAGGCCGCAGAGCTGCCCCGCCTACCGCTCCGACcctcggaccttctggaagcaGGTGGGGCGCAACTTCAAGAGGCTGAAGGGGCGTGTCTGCCTGGATGAGACGGCGCTCGTGAGGGCGGGCGCGTGCAAGGGGGCGCCCCGTGACGCCCACTTCAAGCTGGACATCAGAAGCTCCGTCAGCGCGGCGCAGTCCGGAGGGATGGATCTCCCCCTGAGACCGACTCGCCCCGGCTCCATGACGCTGGGCCCGATAGGATCCACGCCCTGCCCCGAGACCCAGAGGCGGGCGGAGGAGTACTGCAGCAGCACCTGGGCCAACCTGTGCGCCTTCTTCCTGTCCGTCCTGCAGAACGACACCTGCTAG
- the fgfbp2b gene encoding fibroblast growth factor-binding protein 2b encodes MKARAPLHPLLPLLCMAALVCASAPDTDGGVGDSNKQRSVWDEPVRFSTKSKDSCTMAVSAAGDHTRLRVSCKGPGQGQAAGRSYHCDFQGKPDLCRAYTLNPRHYFTQMMWELRKLGHACQGAKIYRPPMCKKHPDDVQMTFLSAWPRTAKASKPAQATRKPPRPQPVKPHPGKVPQARKTTPKPAKATARPTEPPQSKASRMASEYCWKSFHGICSYVLGWFHN; translated from the coding sequence ATGAAGGCCCGAGCACCcctccaccccctcctcccGCTCCTCTGCATGGCGGCCTTGGTTTGCGCATCGGCCCCTGACACCGACGGCGGCGTCGGTGACAGCAACAAGCAGCGCAGCGTCTGGGACGAGCCTGTGCGCTTCAGCACCAAGTCCAAGGACTCGTGCACCATGGCGGTGTCGGCAGCCGGGGACCACACCCGCCTGCGGGTGTCCTGCAAGGGTCCCGGCCAGGGCCAGGCGGCGGGGCGCTCCTACCACTGCGACTTCCAGGGGAAGCCCGACCTGTGCCGTGCCTACACCCTCAACCCCCGCCACTACTTCACCCAGATGATGTGGGAGCTCAGGAAGCTCGGCCACGCCTGTCAGGGCGCCAAGATCTACCGGCCACCCATGTGCAAGAAACACCCCGACGACGTCCAGATGACTTTCCTGTCCGCCTGGCCCAGGACCGCCAAAGCATCCAAGCCCGCCCAGGCCACCCGGAAGCCGCCCAGGCCTCAACCCGTCAAGCCTCATCCGGGAAAGGTCCCCCAGGCCCGGAAGACCACCCCCAAGCCCGCAAAGGCCACCGCCCGGCCCACGGAGCCGCCCCAATCCAAGGCTTCCCGCATGGCTTCCGAGTACTGCTGGAAGAGCTTCCATGGAATCTGCTCCTACGTCCTTGGCTGGTTCCACAACTGA